Proteins found in one Maridesulfovibrio sp. genomic segment:
- the sucD gene encoding succinate--CoA ligase subunit alpha: MLLNEHLSKVLLKEAAGLPVPTGVKITEKDLPGLEPYFPLPWILKAQVPVGGRGKAGGIQKVDSRDEYEETARRILGMEIKGNKVPFLRAEPAVDIRKEFYLSLTLSRQRRKVIMTVGREGGVEIENMGPENLLIQEISLPGGLQPNQIRAAFFHIGIAKELFADFSKIVRNLYNTMIDYGLLLAEINPLALTGYGKLLALDGKIEMDDNIVDLNPAFEKYYQPEHSTPVENIARDAGMSFVSLKGWVGLIANGAGLAMASMDALNFSDLPAANFLDLGGAADQKRIETALRLLFDDDQVKAILINLFGGILSCELVAKALVAALGGKEPEKPIVVRMSGNSAEEGLEVLKQVKGDKLHRARNMQEALDLLSRLKPTDATRIEFPEPIAATPDSRPKDIGYKSPHTYGIDKDTPILVQGITGAEGRLHTRLMLEYGSNIVAGVTPFKGGQEVLGVPVYNSIKEAQRQHEIGASIIFVPPKLATDAILEATSCEIPWVVCITEGIVQSAMLNVLEQVKGGKSRIVGPNTPGMIVPGQTKIGILPTTPFSPGPVAVLSRSGTLTYEVADRLNQVGIGQSLSIGIGGDSYIGTTFADVFEMLRNHDETKAVMVLGEIGGTAEQDLADYVIKTGFDKPVLSFIAGQTAPPGKRLGHAGAILQEGTGVQGKLEKMREAGFTVCPSLEAIPQLTADALGIKLSE; this comes from the coding sequence ATGCTGCTAAATGAACATTTAAGTAAAGTGCTGCTCAAAGAGGCTGCCGGACTTCCTGTTCCTACCGGGGTCAAAATCACAGAAAAGGATCTGCCCGGACTGGAACCATACTTCCCCCTGCCGTGGATTCTGAAGGCTCAGGTTCCCGTTGGCGGACGCGGTAAGGCCGGAGGCATCCAAAAAGTCGATTCACGGGATGAATATGAAGAAACCGCACGCCGTATTCTCGGTATGGAAATCAAGGGTAACAAGGTTCCCTTTCTGCGGGCGGAACCTGCCGTGGACATCAGGAAAGAATTCTATCTGTCCCTGACTTTATCACGGCAACGGCGCAAGGTTATCATGACCGTCGGTCGTGAAGGCGGGGTGGAAATCGAAAATATGGGCCCTGAAAATCTGCTCATTCAGGAAATCAGCCTGCCTGGCGGATTGCAGCCCAATCAGATTCGAGCCGCTTTTTTCCATATCGGAATTGCCAAAGAGCTTTTCGCCGACTTCAGTAAAATCGTCAGAAACCTTTACAATACCATGATCGATTACGGCCTGCTGCTGGCTGAAATTAACCCGCTCGCGCTGACAGGATACGGAAAGCTTTTAGCTCTTGATGGTAAAATTGAGATGGACGACAACATCGTCGACCTCAACCCCGCTTTTGAAAAATATTATCAGCCGGAACACTCCACACCGGTGGAAAACATCGCCCGCGATGCCGGAATGAGTTTTGTTTCTCTTAAAGGCTGGGTCGGACTGATCGCCAATGGAGCAGGTCTGGCAATGGCCTCCATGGACGCGCTAAACTTTTCGGATCTTCCGGCTGCAAACTTTCTCGATCTCGGCGGAGCCGCAGATCAAAAACGCATTGAAACCGCACTGCGGCTGCTATTTGATGATGATCAGGTAAAAGCCATTTTGATCAACCTTTTCGGCGGAATCCTTTCCTGCGAGCTGGTCGCCAAGGCTCTTGTCGCTGCCCTCGGAGGAAAAGAACCGGAAAAACCGATTGTGGTACGCATGTCCGGTAACAGTGCCGAGGAAGGCCTTGAGGTACTAAAGCAGGTAAAAGGCGATAAACTGCACCGGGCCAGAAATATGCAGGAAGCACTCGACCTGCTCAGCAGACTAAAGCCCACGGATGCGACAAGAATAGAATTTCCCGAACCCATCGCGGCAACGCCTGATTCCAGACCGAAGGACATAGGATACAAATCGCCGCATACTTACGGTATTGATAAGGATACTCCAATTCTCGTGCAGGGAATTACCGGTGCGGAGGGCCGCCTGCATACCAGACTGATGCTGGAATACGGCTCAAACATTGTTGCCGGGGTGACTCCTTTCAAAGGTGGGCAGGAAGTTCTCGGCGTGCCGGTCTACAATTCCATCAAAGAAGCGCAACGGCAGCATGAAATAGGGGCCAGCATAATATTTGTTCCGCCTAAACTTGCCACGGATGCTATTCTTGAAGCTACCTCCTGCGAAATCCCGTGGGTGGTCTGCATCACCGAAGGAATCGTGCAATCCGCTATGCTCAACGTCCTTGAGCAGGTTAAGGGCGGTAAATCTCGTATCGTCGGCCCCAACACCCCCGGTATGATTGTTCCCGGTCAGACCAAGATCGGTATTCTGCCCACCACTCCTTTCTCCCCCGGTCCGGTGGCGGTCCTTTCCCGTTCAGGAACCCTGACATACGAGGTCGCCGATCGTCTTAATCAGGTGGGAATCGGCCAATCGCTTTCCATCGGCATCGGCGGTGATTCTTACATCGGGACAACATTCGCCGACGTTTTCGAGATGCTGCGTAATCATGATGAGACCAAGGCGGTAATGGTTCTCGGGGAGATTGGCGGAACGGCTGAACAGGATCTCGCCGATTATGTAATTAAGACAGGATTTGACAAACCCGTACTTTCCTTTATTGCTGGTCAGACGGCACCTCCGGGCAAACGTCTGGGTCACGCAGGTGCTATCCTTCAAGAAGGCACCGGGGTACAGGGTAAGCTGGAAAAAATGCGCGAAGCAGGATTCACAGTCTGTCCCAGCCTCGAGGCGATCCCACAGCTGACAGCAGACGCACTTGGAATTAAATTAAGTGAATAA
- a CDS encoding glycosyltransferase family 4 protein, with product MNKNICFFNSNKAWGGGEKWNHHFSLLLRDQGYNVFVVTNHKSELKNRLENEPGIALHSEPIGNLSFLNPALMGRLKSFFKANSIQTLITALPSDLKSGGIAAKRAGVSKVIYRRGIAVPVKNSFLNRYIYKNVVDRLIVNSLETKRTVLANNSSLINKNKIRQIYNGFDVEEFDKQDFSPLYSAENGEVVIGNAARLTPQKGQKHLIESAKRLKEKGLNFKILIAGKGEMEQELKDYATRLDVNDRVSFLGFIENMKSFHASQDIFCLPSLWEGFGYALVEAMTLKKPVVGFDVSSNPEVVADGETGILVPVEETEKLAAALEKLIVDTELRRRMGSAGRQRVLDNFNTPLVLQKLIEVVEE from the coding sequence GTGAATAAAAACATATGCTTTTTTAACAGCAATAAAGCCTGGGGCGGCGGGGAAAAGTGGAACCACCATTTTTCCCTGCTCCTCCGGGATCAAGGTTACAATGTCTTTGTAGTAACCAACCATAAATCAGAGTTGAAAAACCGCCTTGAAAACGAACCGGGCATAGCTCTGCACAGCGAACCGATCGGTAATCTTTCCTTCCTCAACCCCGCTTTGATGGGCCGTTTAAAATCATTTTTCAAAGCGAACAGCATACAGACCCTGATCACTGCCCTGCCGTCCGACTTAAAAAGCGGAGGAATCGCCGCCAAACGTGCCGGGGTTTCCAAGGTGATCTACAGGCGCGGAATCGCCGTTCCGGTTAAAAATTCATTCCTGAACCGCTACATTTATAAGAACGTAGTCGACCGTCTAATAGTTAATTCTCTTGAGACCAAACGGACGGTTTTAGCCAACAACTCTTCCCTTATTAATAAAAATAAAATACGCCAGATATACAATGGTTTTGACGTAGAAGAATTCGATAAACAGGATTTTTCTCCGCTCTACTCTGCTGAAAACGGAGAAGTAGTGATTGGAAACGCAGCCCGTTTAACTCCCCAAAAAGGACAAAAACATCTCATCGAGTCCGCAAAACGGCTCAAGGAAAAAGGCTTAAATTTCAAAATACTCATCGCCGGAAAAGGCGAAATGGAACAGGAACTTAAAGATTACGCTACTCGACTGGACGTAAATGATAGAGTTTCTTTTCTCGGTTTCATCGAAAACATGAAATCTTTCCATGCTTCGCAGGACATCTTCTGCCTTCCTTCCCTTTGGGAAGGATTCGGCTACGCCCTAGTGGAAGCCATGACGCTTAAAAAACCTGTCGTCGGATTTGATGTAAGCTCCAACCCGGAAGTTGTTGCTGATGGCGAGACCGGTATTTTAGTTCCTGTCGAAGAAACTGAGAAACTGGCAGCAGCTTTAGAAAAGCTGATTGTTGATACTGAATTGCGCAGAAGGATGGGCTCGGCTGGACGGCAAAGAGTACTGGATAATTTTAACACTCCGCTTGTTCTGCAAAAGTTGATTGAAGTTGTTGAGGAGTAA
- a CDS encoding 4Fe-4S double cluster binding domain-containing protein has product MTELKKELFSNALEWGADLIAVADTSRMAGMDTRPDDLLNNFPRAISIAVQLADGVIETISDAPTELYSQHYQRVNTLLDHIASRVSCFLQNNGAKALPIPASQILCKERFVSYISHKAVAINAGLGWQGKSLLLVTPQYGPRVRLVTILTDLDIEADQPIKNRCDKCTKCTDACPAGAIKNVNTELHYSSRNEAVNLSSCVDHLNKVSGYGNLMPYICGVCVAVCPWGKKKRQSH; this is encoded by the coding sequence ATGACCGAGTTAAAAAAAGAGCTATTCAGCAATGCTCTAGAATGGGGTGCGGACCTTATTGCAGTTGCGGACACATCACGTATGGCAGGAATGGATACCAGACCTGATGATCTACTGAATAATTTTCCGCGCGCAATATCAATTGCAGTTCAATTGGCAGATGGTGTTATTGAAACAATCTCCGATGCTCCAACTGAGCTATATTCACAGCATTATCAACGAGTAAACACTCTGCTTGATCACATTGCCAGCCGGGTGAGCTGTTTTCTGCAAAACAATGGAGCCAAAGCACTACCCATTCCGGCCAGTCAGATTCTCTGCAAAGAGCGGTTCGTTTCCTATATCTCGCACAAAGCAGTAGCAATTAATGCCGGTTTAGGATGGCAAGGAAAATCATTATTACTTGTTACTCCGCAATACGGACCGAGAGTCAGACTGGTAACAATCCTCACTGATCTTGACATTGAAGCGGATCAGCCAATTAAAAACCGCTGCGATAAATGTACGAAATGCACTGATGCCTGCCCTGCCGGAGCAATTAAAAACGTCAATACCGAGCTGCATTATTCATCTCGCAATGAGGCCGTGAACTTATCGTCCTGTGTGGATCATTTGAATAAGGTATCGGGGTATGGAAACTTGATGCCGTATATTTGTGGGGTTTGCGTGGCTGTATGTCCTTGGGGCAAGAAAAAACGGCAATCCCATTAA
- the hysD gene encoding NiFeSe hydrogenase maturation protease translates to MKKLLVLGIGNILLGDEGVGVHAVEELKKEEWPEFVHLVDGGTFTHDIFHILEGYDGLLVLDIVHGGKDAGTVYYLEEKDIINNEKQRLSLHDIDLVDSLNMAGAVGKRPEMRILGMEPENYTDWSMEMTDTCKAVFPGYVERSRQEIKRFIEEFGQ, encoded by the coding sequence ATGAAGAAACTGTTGGTGCTTGGGATTGGAAACATTCTCCTTGGCGATGAGGGCGTCGGGGTGCATGCTGTTGAAGAACTGAAAAAAGAAGAATGGCCCGAGTTTGTCCACTTAGTGGACGGGGGTACATTCACACACGATATTTTCCATATTCTGGAAGGCTACGACGGTCTTCTGGTGCTGGACATCGTTCATGGCGGGAAGGATGCCGGTACCGTCTATTATCTTGAAGAAAAAGATATCATAAATAATGAAAAGCAGCGTTTATCGCTGCATGACATTGATCTGGTCGATTCATTAAATATGGCCGGAGCAGTTGGAAAACGTCCGGAAATGCGCATCTTGGGCATGGAGCCTGAAAATTACACAGACTGGTCCATGGAAATGACCGATACCTGCAAAGCGGTATTCCCCGGTTATGTCGAAAGGTCCCGTCAGGAGATTAAACGTTTTATTGAGGAATTTGGTCAGTAG
- the hysA gene encoding NiFeSe hydrogenase large subunit HysA, whose product MSSKSHAPAGNDGTLKIAIDPVTRIEGHLKAEVVVKDGKVSDAWLSGGMYRGFENILIGRDPRDAAQLTQRLCGVCPTAHSTASTRALDDAFGVKLTTNGRVTKNLIFGANYLQSHILHFYHLAALDFVRGPGKAPFVPRFEHPDLRLDDKTNKVAVDQYVKALEIRRICHEMVALFGGKMPHVSGQVVGGATEIPTKEKLVEYASRFKQVQKFIAETYVPTVYLIGSVYKDLFKIGGGYKNAMAYGVFPMDDAESEFLLKPGVYVDGKDQKFDHKLIKEYTKYAWYTDECSDLHPSEGKTIPDVHKKDAYSFCKASRYNGHAVEVGPLARMWVQNPELSPMGQKQLKDLFGIEAKMFRDLGADMAFSLMGRHVARAEEAYMVANAIHDTWLKEVKPGEETYVKSEIPEAAEGLGLTEAPRGSLLHYIDIKDSVTANYQMIPATLWNSTPRDDKGNRGTIEEALVGTPVPDPKNPVDISRIIRSFDPULGCAVHVLHAETGEEHVVHVGEGC is encoded by the coding sequence ATGTCTTCAAAATCTCATGCACCCGCCGGTAATGACGGGACACTTAAGATTGCCATTGATCCGGTTACCCGAATCGAAGGCCACCTCAAGGCTGAGGTCGTAGTTAAAGACGGTAAAGTATCGGACGCATGGCTCTCCGGCGGTATGTACCGCGGTTTCGAGAATATCCTTATAGGACGTGATCCCCGCGATGCAGCACAGCTGACACAGCGTCTGTGCGGCGTTTGCCCGACAGCTCACTCCACAGCTTCCACCCGTGCTCTGGATGATGCTTTTGGCGTTAAGCTGACCACCAACGGTCGCGTAACTAAAAACCTCATCTTCGGTGCTAACTACCTGCAGTCACATATTCTGCATTTTTACCATCTTGCAGCTCTGGACTTCGTGCGCGGACCCGGCAAAGCTCCCTTTGTCCCCCGCTTCGAGCATCCTGACCTGCGCCTTGATGATAAAACAAATAAAGTAGCCGTTGACCAGTACGTTAAGGCACTTGAAATCCGCCGCATCTGCCACGAAATGGTGGCTCTGTTCGGTGGTAAAATGCCTCACGTTTCCGGTCAGGTCGTTGGTGGCGCAACCGAAATTCCGACCAAAGAAAAGCTCGTTGAATACGCAAGCCGTTTCAAACAGGTCCAGAAATTCATTGCTGAAACCTACGTTCCCACAGTTTATCTGATTGGTTCCGTCTACAAAGATCTGTTCAAGATCGGCGGCGGTTACAAAAATGCTATGGCTTACGGCGTATTCCCCATGGATGATGCTGAGTCCGAATTCCTGCTCAAGCCCGGCGTTTACGTTGACGGCAAAGACCAGAAGTTCGACCATAAGCTCATTAAAGAATACACCAAGTACGCATGGTATACTGATGAGTGTTCTGATCTGCATCCTAGTGAAGGTAAAACCATTCCGGATGTACACAAGAAGGACGCTTACAGCTTCTGTAAGGCTTCCCGCTACAACGGCCATGCTGTTGAAGTCGGTCCCCTTGCACGTATGTGGGTCCAGAACCCCGAGCTCAGCCCCATGGGCCAGAAGCAGCTCAAGGATCTCTTCGGCATTGAAGCCAAGATGTTCCGCGATCTGGGCGCAGATATGGCATTCTCCCTCATGGGACGCCACGTTGCACGCGCAGAAGAAGCATACATGGTTGCAAACGCAATTCATGATACATGGCTCAAGGAAGTTAAGCCCGGCGAAGAAACTTACGTCAAAAGCGAAATTCCTGAAGCCGCTGAGGGGCTCGGTCTCACCGAAGCACCCCGTGGTTCCCTGCTGCATTACATCGATATCAAGGATTCCGTTACCGCGAACTACCAGATGATCCCTGCGACCCTCTGGAACAGCACCCCGCGTGACGATAAAGGTAACCGTGGTACAATAGAGGAAGCCCTCGTTGGTACACCTGTTCCTGATCCGAAAAACCCGGTAGACATATCAAGGATCATCCGATCCTTCGACCCGTGACTGGGCTGTGCCGTGCACGTGCTGCACGCAGAGACCGGTGAAGAACATGTTGTTCACGTAGGCGAAGGCTGCTAA
- the hysB gene encoding NiFeSe hydrogenase small subunit: MSLTRRDFVKMCTGTVAGFGISQMFNPSVVHALKKFVPNVFWLQGQGCTGCSVSLLNSVHPSIAEVLLDVITLDYHPTIMGSEGHEAWDFMMSQADTNKGKYILIVEGSVPTAENGHFCIVGADSNHKEFTMSEATLEMAKNAAVVVNVGTCAAYGGIPAAEGNLTGSMSVTNFLAEQGVKTPVVNIPGCPPHPDWMVGTLVVAINAIEEKGLVGGLAEVVKILDENGRPTPFYGENIHDNCPYLEKFDNDEYAEIFTDPVNCRYELGCKGPNAYSDCFKRKWNGGVNWCVENSVCIGCVEPGFPDEMSPFYEAG, from the coding sequence ATGAGTTTGACCAGGCGAGATTTCGTGAAAATGTGCACAGGAACTGTGGCTGGATTTGGGATTTCCCAGATGTTCAACCCCAGCGTTGTGCATGCGCTGAAAAAGTTTGTACCGAATGTTTTCTGGCTGCAGGGACAGGGCTGCACCGGATGTTCAGTATCACTTCTTAACTCAGTGCATCCCTCTATCGCAGAGGTTCTTCTTGATGTAATCACCCTTGATTATCATCCGACTATTATGGGTTCCGAAGGCCACGAAGCCTGGGATTTCATGATGAGTCAGGCTGACACAAACAAGGGCAAGTACATTCTTATTGTTGAAGGTTCCGTTCCCACAGCGGAGAACGGTCATTTCTGCATCGTAGGTGCGGACAGCAACCACAAAGAGTTCACCATGTCCGAGGCTACTCTTGAAATGGCTAAAAATGCTGCTGTGGTTGTTAATGTCGGTACTTGCGCTGCTTACGGCGGTATCCCCGCAGCAGAAGGAAACCTTACCGGCTCAATGTCTGTAACCAATTTCCTTGCAGAACAAGGTGTAAAGACTCCCGTAGTGAACATTCCGGGTTGTCCTCCCCATCCTGACTGGATGGTCGGTACCCTCGTTGTCGCAATTAACGCCATTGAAGAAAAAGGTCTGGTTGGCGGACTTGCCGAAGTTGTCAAAATTCTTGACGAAAATGGCCGTCCCACACCGTTCTATGGTGAAAATATCCATGATAATTGCCCATATCTGGAGAAATTCGACAACGATGAGTATGCTGAAATCTTCACCGATCCCGTTAATTGCCGTTATGAATTGGGCTGTAAAGGTCCCAACGCATATTCCGACTGCTTCAAGCGTAAGTGGAACGGCGGTGTTAACTGGTGTGTTGAAAACTCAGTATGCATTGGCTGTGTAGAACCGGGATTCCCGGATGAAATGTCCCCCTTCTACGAAGCCGGTTAA
- a CDS encoding M23 family metallopeptidase produces the protein MAKKKSRIGQILLLLILVAILGTGTYLLYKDTTAPQVLMTPNKGFITYKTPININISDTQSGLKAVKIVLSQGKKQLTLTEKTLPKGSFDYNEDILVKKKQIKEGPFELAVWAVDTSLAGFGSGNAIIARGNYTLDTIAPKIEVQSTTHNLNQGGCGLLIYNVEEEPVKTGVQVNEDFFPGHKQPNGTYACLFAMPYYTDKKDFNPVLIAEDAAGNTRKGSFWYHANGKQYRHDRINISDRFLNAKMPQFEGDFPGLPSQVELFLKVNRELRKKNRAELHRVAKETSPTFLFEGRFIRLPNAAARAGFGDKRSYYYADKVIDKQTHLGIDLASVRRAPIPAANAGRVVLAESNFGIYGNAVIIDHGLGLQTLYSHLSHIEVEPGDMVAKGQIIGKTGATGMAGGDHLHYGVICAGIPVNPIEWWDATWIKHNITSKLK, from the coding sequence ATGGCTAAGAAAAAAAGTCGCATCGGTCAGATTCTTCTATTGTTAATTCTCGTAGCGATCCTCGGGACCGGGACCTACCTGCTATACAAGGATACAACAGCACCTCAGGTTCTGATGACACCAAACAAAGGATTCATAACCTATAAGACACCCATCAATATTAATATAAGCGATACGCAGTCTGGCCTTAAAGCGGTTAAGATTGTTCTTTCGCAGGGTAAAAAGCAATTGACCCTGACAGAAAAGACCCTTCCCAAAGGCTCCTTCGATTACAACGAAGATATTCTGGTCAAAAAAAAGCAGATTAAGGAAGGACCGTTTGAGCTTGCAGTATGGGCAGTTGATACTTCACTTGCCGGTTTCGGCAGCGGAAACGCGATTATAGCCCGAGGCAACTATACACTTGATACAATCGCACCTAAAATTGAAGTCCAGAGCACAACACATAACCTCAATCAAGGCGGTTGCGGGCTGCTTATTTATAATGTTGAGGAAGAACCGGTCAAAACCGGCGTGCAGGTTAATGAAGATTTCTTTCCGGGCCACAAACAGCCGAACGGAACATATGCCTGTCTTTTCGCAATGCCCTACTACACTGATAAAAAGGATTTCAACCCGGTACTCATTGCCGAAGACGCAGCAGGAAACACACGCAAAGGTTCCTTTTGGTATCATGCGAACGGTAAACAATATCGCCATGACCGAATTAATATTTCCGACCGTTTCCTGAACGCTAAAATGCCTCAGTTTGAAGGGGATTTTCCGGGCCTGCCCAGTCAGGTTGAGCTTTTTCTTAAGGTGAACCGTGAACTTCGTAAGAAAAACCGTGCAGAACTGCATCGCGTAGCCAAAGAAACTTCGCCAACTTTTCTTTTTGAAGGCAGATTCATAAGACTACCCAACGCCGCAGCCAGAGCCGGATTCGGTGATAAGCGCAGTTACTACTACGCAGACAAAGTAATTGATAAGCAGACACATCTGGGTATAGACCTTGCCAGTGTGCGCCGGGCTCCAATTCCCGCGGCAAATGCCGGGCGCGTGGTGCTTGCGGAATCCAATTTCGGAATTTACGGAAACGCCGTCATCATCGACCACGGTCTAGGTCTGCAAACACTGTACTCACACCTGAGCCACATTGAGGTCGAACCGGGTGATATGGTTGCGAAAGGCCAGATTATCGGTAAGACAGGAGCCACAGGCATGGCCGGAGGTGACCATCTACACTACGGCGTTATCTGTGCCGGTATTCCGGTTAATCCGATTGAATGGTGGGATGCAACCTGGATCAAACATAATATTACAAGCAAACTTAAGTAA
- a CDS encoding DNA translocase FtsK 4TM domain-containing protein, whose product MPSGKFAKEISGMFWIFLAAFLFISMYSYHPGDPTLNQAVSSSWKVKNLIGPAGSYSAGILVDFLGLGSWLVPFYFLFLGLISFISVLRQPWWRWVGLVLLYVCLLAWVSHPWLVQFQKTLLIHQGGFIGALLSKWSFKYLKPVGAFLFWMFMTLAGIQLTLNLSWASIGKRLRTLFTDFWLKNRERVGRKAKRMRAEQKIKRAERKKAKAKAKARQEEEADFSGSADTGAAEDEEKDGLLVLKPFERKSTQKEKEPSKAKPKKPKAKKIDTTTDFPSLDFLSEPKVAGVQFDPKDLEEKTEALKVCLKDFNIDGEVQKVIPGPVVTMFEFRPAPGVKVSKIANLTDDLALALKATSVRIEAPIPGKDSVGIEIPNDNRQTVYLREIFEHTCFTKSKSSLTMALGKDIQGEPVSADLAKMPHLLVAGATGAGKSVCLNGLLMSMLYKAGPEELKLLLIDPKRIELAVYASLPHLVHPVVTDMALAKSALEWAVFEMDKRYENMARLGVRNISGYNEKLAKSGDDLPENLEDLEPMPYLVIIVDELADLMLTAGKDVEISIVRLAQLARAAGIHIILATQRPSVDVVTGLIKANFPTRISFQVTSKHDSRTILDMVGAEKLLGRGDMLFKPSGSKLRRLHGALVEDDEIKGVVDFWKKKYPQDFELDFSDWKESGSSGPGVGSMPGESDDPVYNEAVEFVVGQGKASISLLQRRFRIGFNRAARFIEQMEQDGILGPQDGSKPRIVLVTKD is encoded by the coding sequence CTGCCAAGCGGAAAATTCGCAAAAGAGATTTCCGGCATGTTCTGGATTTTTTTAGCCGCATTTCTTTTTATAAGCATGTACTCCTACCATCCGGGGGACCCTACCCTTAATCAGGCTGTAAGTTCCAGTTGGAAGGTCAAAAACCTGATAGGTCCTGCCGGTTCATACTCTGCCGGAATTCTGGTGGATTTCCTTGGGCTTGGCTCGTGGCTGGTCCCTTTCTATTTCCTTTTTCTCGGTCTTATCTCGTTTATTTCCGTTTTGCGTCAGCCATGGTGGCGCTGGGTGGGATTGGTTCTTCTGTACGTCTGTCTGCTGGCATGGGTTTCACATCCATGGCTGGTTCAGTTTCAGAAGACCTTGTTGATTCATCAAGGTGGATTCATCGGTGCATTGCTGTCGAAATGGTCTTTCAAGTACCTCAAGCCCGTAGGCGCTTTCCTGTTCTGGATGTTTATGACTTTGGCCGGAATTCAGCTTACACTCAATCTTAGCTGGGCTTCTATAGGTAAGAGGCTGCGTACCTTATTTACAGATTTCTGGCTTAAAAACCGGGAGCGGGTTGGCCGCAAAGCCAAGCGCATGAGGGCAGAGCAGAAGATAAAACGTGCTGAGCGTAAAAAAGCCAAGGCCAAAGCAAAAGCGCGCCAAGAAGAGGAAGCTGATTTTTCCGGAAGCGCAGACACAGGGGCTGCTGAAGATGAAGAAAAAGACGGTCTTCTGGTTCTGAAACCTTTTGAAAGAAAATCCACTCAGAAAGAGAAAGAACCGAGTAAAGCTAAGCCTAAGAAGCCCAAAGCTAAAAAAATCGACACAACAACCGATTTTCCTTCCCTTGATTTTCTCTCTGAGCCGAAAGTTGCCGGTGTTCAGTTTGATCCCAAAGATCTTGAGGAAAAGACTGAAGCCTTAAAAGTCTGCTTGAAGGATTTCAATATTGACGGTGAAGTTCAGAAGGTTATTCCCGGTCCGGTTGTAACTATGTTTGAATTTCGTCCTGCTCCGGGTGTAAAGGTAAGTAAAATTGCCAACTTAACTGACGATCTGGCTCTCGCGCTTAAAGCTACATCCGTGCGTATCGAAGCACCTATCCCGGGTAAGGATTCAGTCGGTATTGAGATTCCTAATGATAATCGCCAGACGGTTTATCTGCGTGAAATTTTTGAGCATACTTGTTTTACCAAATCCAAGTCTTCGCTGACGATGGCGCTCGGTAAGGATATTCAAGGCGAACCAGTTTCAGCTGATCTCGCTAAAATGCCGCATCTGCTGGTTGCAGGGGCTACCGGTGCGGGTAAAAGTGTCTGCTTGAACGGATTGCTGATGTCCATGCTTTATAAAGCAGGTCCGGAAGAACTTAAGCTGCTGCTTATTGACCCCAAACGCATTGAACTTGCCGTTTACGCAAGTCTGCCGCACCTGGTTCATCCTGTGGTTACTGATATGGCTCTTGCGAAGTCCGCACTTGAATGGGCTGTTTTTGAAATGGATAAGCGTTATGAGAACATGGCCCGTCTTGGTGTGCGCAATATCAGCGGCTACAATGAAAAACTGGCCAAATCCGGTGATGATCTTCCCGAAAATCTGGAAGATCTCGAACCGATGCCTTATCTGGTCATAATCGTAGATGAATTGGCCGACCTCATGCTCACCGCCGGAAAGGATGTTGAAATCAGCATTGTAAGGCTTGCACAGCTGGCCCGTGCTGCCGGGATTCATATCATTCTCGCTACTCAGCGTCCTTCAGTGGATGTTGTTACCGGACTGATCAAGGCCAACTTCCCGACCCGTATATCTTTTCAGGTTACGTCAAAACATGACTCGCGGACCATTCTTGATATGGTCGGTGCGGAAAAACTTCTGGGCCGCGGTGATATGCTTTTCAAGCCTAGCGGTTCCAAACTGCGTAGATTACATGGAGCCCTCGTTGAGGATGATGAAATCAAGGGCGTAGTTGATTTCTGGAAGAAAAAATATCCTCAGGATTTCGAACTTGATTTTAGTGATTGGAAAGAATCCGGTTCATCCGGGCCCGGTGTTGGAAGCATGCCCGGTGAGTCTGACGATCCTGTCTACAATGAAGCCGTCGAATTTGTTGTCGGACAGGGAAAAGCTTCAATCTCTCTGTTGCAGCGCCGGTTCCGCATCGGTTTCAACCGCGCAGCCAGATTTATCGAGCAAATGGAGCAGGACGGCATCCTAGGTCCACAGGACGGCAGTAAACCGCGTATAGTACTTGTGACTAAAGATTAG